In one window of Gossypium hirsutum isolate 1008001.06 chromosome A01, Gossypium_hirsutum_v2.1, whole genome shotgun sequence DNA:
- the LOC107941334 gene encoding IQ domain-containing protein IQM3 isoform X2: MEVIESQAAVSNFDLQSKSPFYNISSTDITNAGLLGESEFVSVDSPNQASESDFPTVVNGGGLKMLLEPLSDGRDSPGSNQTRSGGSSHSNAAVKVQKVYRSYRTRRRLADTAVVAEELWWLALNYARLNHSTISLFNYLKPETAASRWNRVGLNASKVGEGLSIDAKAQKLAFQHWIEAIDPRHRYGHNLHIYYDEWCKTDAGQPFFYWLDIGDGKDVDLEECSRSKLRKQCIKYLGPQEREHYEYIVVEGKIIHKQTRNVLDTFQGSKEVKWIFVMSTSKKLYAGEKKKRMFHHSSFLAGGATLAAGRLVVEKGILKIRRSTDDSDSYDDGNSSSSVSTFGFSASSVPTEPKINKEEKNLSLESYDTKQPETTNTYERTLSGGLQSPRTEVPKTAILQRINSKKATKSYQLGHQLSFKWSTGAGPRVSLKCSTGAGPRIVCVADYPLELRQQALEFVNLSPRTPNTPSPYLTPRTPRTPTTPSAYRRPNNLPPIATRPTLNDSNTDATPGIQA, translated from the exons ATGGAAGTAATTGAAAGTCAAGCAGCTGTTTCGAATTTCGATCTCCAGTCAAAGTCTCCGTTTTATAACATTTCCTCCACCGACATTACGAACGCCGGCTTACTTGGGGAATCCGAATTTGTATCTGTGGATAGTCCGAACCAAGCTAGCGAATCGGATTTCCCGACGGTGGTTAATGGTGGTGGTTTGAAAATGCTGCTGGAGCCGTTATCCGACGGCCGAGATTCTCCGGGTTCGAATCAGACGCGCAGTGGCGGTTCTTCTCATTCCAACGCCGCCGTTAAGGTCCAGAAGGTGTATAGGAGTTACCGGACACGGCGTAGGTTAGCAGACACCGCTGTTGTCGCTGAAGAACTCTG gtGGCTGGCTTTAAATTATGCAAGGCTTAATCACAGCacaatttccctttttaattatttgaaaccAGAAACTGCTGCTTCAAGGTGGAATCGCGTTGGCTTAAATGCTTCTAAg GTCGGGGAAGGGTTGTCCATAGACGCCAAAGcacaaaaattggcttttcaacATTGGATTGAAGCT ATTGATCCACGACACCGTTATGGCCATAACTTACATATTTACTACGATGAATGGTGCAAAACTGATGCTGGTCAACCATTTTTCTACTG GTTAGATATAGGTGATGGCAAAGATGTCGATCTCGAAGAATGTTCAAGATCAAAGCTTCGAAAACAATGCATCAAGTATCTCGGACCT CAAGAAAGGGAACATTATGAGTACATTGTTGTTGAAGGAAAGATTATCCATAAACAAACTAGAAATGTCCTTGATACATTCCAAGGCTCGAAAGAAGTTAAATGGATATTTGTTATGAGCACCTCGAAGAAATTGTATGCCGGCGAG aagaagaaaagaatgttCCATCATTCTAGCTTCTTAGCTGGTGGAGCAACGCTAGCTGCTGGTAGATTGGTGGTGGAGAAAGGGATACTAAAG ATTCGCCGTTCAACCGATGATTCTGATAGCTACGATGATGGAAATTCCAGCAGTAGTGTTAGTACTTTTGGATTTTCAGCAAGCTCAGTGCCGACTGAACCCAAAATCAACAAAGAAGAGAAGAATCTGTCATTAGAATCATATGATACTAAACAACCGGAGACCACAAATACTTACGAAAGGACTTTATCTGGTGGTCTTCAGAGTCCGAGAACTGAGGTGCCTAAAACTGCGATATTGCAAAGGATTAACTCAAAGAAGGCAACGAAATCGTACCAATTGGGACATCAGCTGTCATTCAAATGGTCAACCGGTGCTGGGCCAAGGGTGTCACTCAAATGTTCAACCGGTGCTGGGCCAAGGATTGTGTGTGTCGCTGATTACCCACTAGAACTGAGACAACAAGCGCTAGAGTTTGTCAACTTGTCCCCAAGAACCCCGAACACCCCTTCACCTTACCTAACTCCAAGAACACCGCGTACCCCAACAACCCCATCGGCATACAGGCGTCCCAATAATCTTCCACCGATTGCAACTCGGCCAACACTAAATGACTCAAACACGGATGCAACTCCTGGTATCCAAGCATAA
- the LOC107941334 gene encoding IQ domain-containing protein IQM3 isoform X1 — translation MEVIESQAAVSNFDLQSKSPFYNISSTDITNAGLLGESEFVSVDSPNQASESDFPTVVNGGGLKMLLEPLSDGRDSPGSNQTRSGGSSHSNAAVKVQKVYRSYRTRRRLADTAVVAEELWWLALNYARLNHSTISLFNYLKPETAASRWNRVGLNASKVGEGLSIDAKAQKLAFQHWIEAIDPRHRYGHNLHIYYDEWCKTDAGQPFFYWLDIGDGKDVDLEECSRSKLRKQCIKYLGPQEREHYEYIVVEGKIIHKQTRNVLDTFQGSKEVKWIFVMSTSKKLYAGEKKKRMFHHSSFLAGGATLAAGRLVVEKGILKSISAYSGHYRPTDDSLNSFLSFLKGNGVNLDKVEIRRSTDDSDSYDDGNSSSSVSTFGFSASSVPTEPKINKEEKNLSLESYDTKQPETTNTYERTLSGGLQSPRTEVPKTAILQRINSKKATKSYQLGHQLSFKWSTGAGPRVSLKCSTGAGPRIVCVADYPLELRQQALEFVNLSPRTPNTPSPYLTPRTPRTPTTPSAYRRPNNLPPIATRPTLNDSNTDATPGIQA, via the exons ATGGAAGTAATTGAAAGTCAAGCAGCTGTTTCGAATTTCGATCTCCAGTCAAAGTCTCCGTTTTATAACATTTCCTCCACCGACATTACGAACGCCGGCTTACTTGGGGAATCCGAATTTGTATCTGTGGATAGTCCGAACCAAGCTAGCGAATCGGATTTCCCGACGGTGGTTAATGGTGGTGGTTTGAAAATGCTGCTGGAGCCGTTATCCGACGGCCGAGATTCTCCGGGTTCGAATCAGACGCGCAGTGGCGGTTCTTCTCATTCCAACGCCGCCGTTAAGGTCCAGAAGGTGTATAGGAGTTACCGGACACGGCGTAGGTTAGCAGACACCGCTGTTGTCGCTGAAGAACTCTG gtGGCTGGCTTTAAATTATGCAAGGCTTAATCACAGCacaatttccctttttaattatttgaaaccAGAAACTGCTGCTTCAAGGTGGAATCGCGTTGGCTTAAATGCTTCTAAg GTCGGGGAAGGGTTGTCCATAGACGCCAAAGcacaaaaattggcttttcaacATTGGATTGAAGCT ATTGATCCACGACACCGTTATGGCCATAACTTACATATTTACTACGATGAATGGTGCAAAACTGATGCTGGTCAACCATTTTTCTACTG GTTAGATATAGGTGATGGCAAAGATGTCGATCTCGAAGAATGTTCAAGATCAAAGCTTCGAAAACAATGCATCAAGTATCTCGGACCT CAAGAAAGGGAACATTATGAGTACATTGTTGTTGAAGGAAAGATTATCCATAAACAAACTAGAAATGTCCTTGATACATTCCAAGGCTCGAAAGAAGTTAAATGGATATTTGTTATGAGCACCTCGAAGAAATTGTATGCCGGCGAG aagaagaaaagaatgttCCATCATTCTAGCTTCTTAGCTGGTGGAGCAACGCTAGCTGCTGGTAGATTGGTGGTGGAGAAAGGGATACTAAAG tCCATCTCTGCATATAGCGGACATTACCGGCCAACGGATGATAGTCTCAACAGTTTTCTTTCCTTTCTGAAGGGGAACGGAGTGAACCTTGACAAAGTTGAG ATTCGCCGTTCAACCGATGATTCTGATAGCTACGATGATGGAAATTCCAGCAGTAGTGTTAGTACTTTTGGATTTTCAGCAAGCTCAGTGCCGACTGAACCCAAAATCAACAAAGAAGAGAAGAATCTGTCATTAGAATCATATGATACTAAACAACCGGAGACCACAAATACTTACGAAAGGACTTTATCTGGTGGTCTTCAGAGTCCGAGAACTGAGGTGCCTAAAACTGCGATATTGCAAAGGATTAACTCAAAGAAGGCAACGAAATCGTACCAATTGGGACATCAGCTGTCATTCAAATGGTCAACCGGTGCTGGGCCAAGGGTGTCACTCAAATGTTCAACCGGTGCTGGGCCAAGGATTGTGTGTGTCGCTGATTACCCACTAGAACTGAGACAACAAGCGCTAGAGTTTGTCAACTTGTCCCCAAGAACCCCGAACACCCCTTCACCTTACCTAACTCCAAGAACACCGCGTACCCCAACAACCCCATCGGCATACAGGCGTCCCAATAATCTTCCACCGATTGCAACTCGGCCAACACTAAATGACTCAAACACGGATGCAACTCCTGGTATCCAAGCATAA